The DNA segment CGGTGAATGATCGTCCCGCTGTTGTAGAGCGCCCGTTTGATAAAATCCCTGTCTCCGCTCCTCTGAAGCTCCAGATCCACCGTTCGCCCGTTCTCTGAACGTCCCACCAGGTCCAGGCGCACGCCTTTGCCTCCGATGATGTCCGGTGAAAGCTCCCGATCCGTCAGTTCGATGTCCGTCAAAGTTTCGTAGTTCCGGACCCGCAGCACGGTGTTCAGCAGATCCAACAGCAGAGGCTTGTGTTCCGGTTCTCCAAAGAGAAATTTAAAGTACCGGTCCCGCCGCCGGTCGATTTCCTTCGGCAGCGTATTGTCTTTTTTGCGTCTCTCATACTCCCGCCGAGCTTCCGGGCTCAGGCTTTCGAAGGAGAGATCCCCGTTGAGTCGTTCCATGTCAGTGCAGGATCCTTCCCTTTCTTGATGTTTCATTGAAAAGGATAGGCCGTCAGTGAGGAGTTTGTCAAGGTAAGACCCGCATCGAAGTTGAAAAAAGCCCCCGGCCGGAGCCGGAGGCAGCGAGTCGATTTTTCAGCTTTATGTAAAAACTATGAGTCGGGGCCGGAAATCTCTCCTCGAAGCGAGTTGATCTCTTCCGCAGAAAGGAAGGGCGGCCCGCAGGCCGCCTTCGCCTTTTTTATCGTCGTCGTCTCCAATGATGAGAGTCGTTCCGCCTCCTCCGGTGTTGGCGGCGAGCTTCGCGTAATCCACGGACGGATTCAGGTTCTGAACGTACTCGCTTCCGGAGATGGCCTCGCCTCCGGGGTCGCCGGTGGCGTCGTGCTCTCGTTATTTATCAGCTCAGGAGTTTTACCGACCAGTTTTGCATACGCTCCAAAAGCCGTTATAATAAGATCCCAGAAAACATTAGAGGAGATTTTTGCAGATGAACGATAAAGGAGAAATCGTCAGCTCGTATACCATCGATGAGAACCTGGAACTGCAAATCTGGACCAAAGGGCTGTCCCCGCGTCTGGTCGTGTTCAACAAAAACCAGAACAAGCGCAAGCTGATTCCGCTCAGGTGGCTGGAGGACCGCGACCGGAAGCTCAGCGTGAAGGGAAAGGCCCGCGGCGCTTCCGAGGAGTATACTCTGGCCGATCTGCTTTCCCCTCTGCAGCGCATTCTTGCGGAATATGCCGTTTACACGCCCTTCAGAGCCGTTCACTGGAGGTTCTCCATGGTGCTGGAGAAGGCGCTTCACACGCCGGTGACCGTTCTGAACAAGTCCGAGTTTTCCATGCTGGCGGAGGACAAGCGCGCCCGTCTGTGGCTGTCGGATCTGACGGACGAGAACCGCGAAAAGGGGACGGGTTTTTTCCGGCCCTTCTTCCCCGTGAGCGAGGGGGAGCTCAGGGCCTTTCCCAAACCTGAAGAAGGGGAGGGAGCCGAGCCGTCCGCGCCGAAAATTCCCTTCACCGAAAACCGCTGCTCCACGGAGGACCTGCTGCGGACCGGTGTGGTTCGGGCGCTGGACGGGCTGAACATCCGGCGCTGGTATCGTCCGGTGCGCATCATGGCCGCGGCGATGCTGCTGGGCTTTTCCTTCTGCGAGGAGGACGGCTCGGAGTTCTGCGACGAAATCTGGCACGCCGCCAACGACAACAAGCCTCTGGACCTGAAGATCGGCGACCCTCGGCTGAAGGGTCTGGGGCGCAAGTTCACGGGTTACGCCCGCCACATGGACGTGCTGGACAAAATATCCGTCTGGGCCTCCATGGACAGCGAAAAGGAGCTGTTGGACGGCGGCTACGGGCGGAAGCGGCGAATCGATTTCCCCATGGGATTTCTGGGAGACGTGGACAGCGTTGTCACCTTTTTCGACCGGGAGGACGGGCACATGGCGCTGGCCTGCAAGCCCAAGGTTCAGCGGGCCACGGGAGGCAGCGGCGGGCTTTTTTACGCGTCGCCGCCCCAGAAATCTCAGGAAAAACAGGAGCTGATCTACACGTTTCCGCAGGAGGTCTACGAGAAGGCCCTGGCCGACGACGCCTTCGGGGGGGCCAACGACGACTATTTCACCGTCCTGCAGCTCACGTCGGCGAAGGTCTTCGAGGCCTGGTGCGAGACTCTCACCCCATACATCGCCTGGTTCACGGGCATTTAGAGACGTCGGCTCTTTTCTGAATAATTTTTGTTCGTCGCTTTTTGTTGCGGCTTTGTATTGCGTTTTTTCTTGCAATGAAGAGACGAACCGGAAAATCTGCGAGGGAGGTTACGTAATGAATTTCAACGATCTTTACGACAGCCCCGGCACTCGTAACGCGGACAAAGACGGAGCCCCGAAGATTCTCCACTTCAACATCCTGTTCTTCGAGGGCTTCGAGACTCTGGACGCCTGCGGTCCGGCGGAAATTGCCGGCAAGGCTCCGGAACGTTATCTCCCTGGTTATTATTCCTCCCGCGGAGGCGTCGTCAGGAGCGCCCAGGGCCTCGCGGTGGAGACCCGTCCCCTTCGGGAGATGGTTCGGGGGCTTCTGCTCATTCCCGGCGGAGAGGGGACCCGAACTCTGGTTTCCGACGCCGCTTTCATCGCCGAGCTGGAGCGCGCCGCCCTGAACTCGGACTACGTGCTCACCGTCTGCACGGGGGCCGCGCTTTTGGCGAAAACCGGTCTGATGGACGGAAAAAACGCCACCACCAACAAAATTTCCTTCGACTGGGTGGCCTCCGTCAACCCCAAAGTGAACTGGATCCGTCGGGGGCGCTGGGTGCGGGACGGCGCGCTCTACTCCTCCTCCGGAGTGTCCGCGGGCATGGACATGACCCTCGCCTTCATCGCCGAGGACATGGGTATGGAACAGGCCGAACGGATCGCCAGGCGCATCGAGTACCTCTGGAACCGCCATCCCGACGACGACCCCTTCGTCCGTGGCTGAGGCTCGGCAGAAGAACGGAAAATAAGAAATCGTAAAAAACCGAGAGAAGAATTGGCTTGAAGGAAGAATTGGCTTGAAGGAAGAATTGATTTGAAGAAAGAATTTGTTTGCAGGGAAGAATTTGTTTGTAAGGAAGAATCTGAAAGAAGAAGCTGAAATGCAGGAACCCAAATTTGTCGGCTGCCGCGTGGGAGAGCTCCTCGACGGAGAGAGAAAGTTTCCATTGTCCGTGTTTTACCCGACCCTGACGCCCTCGAAAAAATCCCGGGTGGGGCCTCATCTTTATTCCGTCGCGACGGACGCCCCTCCCGACGGGAGGCATCCTCTGGTGCTGCTGTCCCACGGCAGCGGAGGGATGCTCCTCATCTATCGGGCCCTCGTTTTTTATCTGGTGCGTCAGGGTTTTGTCGTGGCCGTTCCCGAACATCCCGGCAACAACTACAGGGACAACTCTCTGGAGGGGACCGTGGAGAACCTCACAGGGCGGCCGAGGCACCTCCGCGCCGCTCTGGACTGTCTTTTTGACCAAAAAACCTTTGGCGGCGTGATTGCCCCCGGCCCCGCGGCCGTTATCGGGCATTCCATGGGAGGCTACACGGCGCTGGCCGTGGCGGGGGGAGTTCCCACCACCTCTCCGGGGGAGGCCCCCGACGACGGCGTTCTCACCATTCCTCAGACGCGGGATCCCAGGGTGGGCGCGCTGGTGCTTCTGGCCCCCGCCACCCTCCGTTACCGGAACCCGGGCGCTCTCCGCGCGGTGAACGTCCCCATTTTCATGGTGTTCGGCGACAGAGACACCATCACGCCTCCCGAGTCCAACGCCCCCGTCGTGCTGAAGGGCGTCCCCGACCCGGACAGGGTTCGCTGCCGTCTCGTGAAAAACGCCGGACATTTCTCCTTCCTCGACCCCTGCCCCCG comes from the Synergistaceae bacterium genome and includes:
- a CDS encoding Rpn family recombination-promoting nuclease/putative transposase — encoded protein: MERLNGDLSFESLSPEARREYERRKKDNTLPKEIDRRRDRYFKFLFGEPEHKPLLLDLLNTVLRVRNYETLTDIELTDRELSPDIIGGKGVRLDLVGRSENGRTVDLELQRSGDRDFIKRALYNSGTIIHR
- a CDS encoding DJ-1/PfpI family protein; its protein translation is MNFNDLYDSPGTRNADKDGAPKILHFNILFFEGFETLDACGPAEIAGKAPERYLPGYYSSRGGVVRSAQGLAVETRPLREMVRGLLLIPGGEGTRTLVSDAAFIAELERAALNSDYVLTVCTGAALLAKTGLMDGKNATTNKISFDWVASVNPKVNWIRRGRWVRDGALYSSSGVSAGMDMTLAFIAEDMGMEQAERIARRIEYLWNRHPDDDPFVRG
- a CDS encoding alpha/beta hydrolase; protein product: MQEPKFVGCRVGELLDGERKFPLSVFYPTLTPSKKSRVGPHLYSVATDAPPDGRHPLVLLSHGSGGMLLIYRALVFYLVRQGFVVAVPEHPGNNYRDNSLEGTVENLTGRPRHLRAALDCLFDQKTFGGVIAPGPAAVIGHSMGGYTALAVAGGVPTTSPGEAPDDGVLTIPQTRDPRVGALVLLAPATLRYRNPGALRAVNVPIFMVFGDRDTITPPESNAPVVLKGVPDPDRVRCRLVKNAGHFSFLDPCPRFPRNSPFFSAQDLPDFNRKAFLQSLHAEILDFLTGTTAAGRCII